GCCGGCGACGGCCTTCGCGATGAGCGCTGCCGCGGGCGATATCTACTACGGTCTCTGGTATCCGATCGTCTTTGCGACGATCACGCTGGTGATCGGCCTGATCTTCCTGCCGGAAACGAAGAACAGGGATATCCACGCCATGGATTGAGCGGTGGATTGAGGCCAATCCTTGCTTGAGAAAAAAGGCCCGGCGCTCACAAGGCGCCGGGCTTTTCCATATTACAGCGCCGCGCGTCTTTTCGGACGCGCAAAGAACGCTGTAACATTTTGAATTTCTGCATAATTTTATCCTTAAATCGATTCCGATTTAAGGAGTTATGCAGTGTGAAACAGCCTCTTCGAGAGCGGCCAGCCGTCCGGCGCCAGCTTGAAGAGCAAGCCGCAGCGGGCAAAGACGATCGCCGTCAGCAGCGAGAACCAGGCGCCGAAGGCAAGGCCGGCGATGACGTCGCTTGGATAATGGGCGCCGACCATGACACGCGTCATGCCGAGCCAGATCGCGCAGGCGATGAAGGCAACGCGGTAGCGTGGAAATAGCAGGGCGAAGGCGGCGAAGAAGGCGCCGACCGTGGTGGAGTGGCCGGACGGGAAACTTTCGAAAGCGGAATGGCCCGAAAAGGGCGTGAAGGAAAACATGCCGTAGTCGTGGAAATGATCGGGACGCGCCCTGCCGATCGCACGCTTCAGCAGATTGGCGAGAAGTCCTGAGAAGACGACCGTGAAGAAGAGATAGGCGCCGATCCAGCTGACATAGAGCGCCTGCGCCTTGGAACGCGCCGTCTTCACAAGCTTGTAGCCTGCCCTGCCCTGAAAGAACAGCAGGATGCTGGTGTAGATCAGCCAGGCGGA
The nucleotide sequence above comes from Rhizobium indicum. Encoded proteins:
- the lpxE gene encoding lipid A 1-phosphatase LpxE, whose product is MRAFWASLDRRWRRSAVGMPPLRWQACLFVTLNAVILSMLLFDAPIGASEVPAPVKHLGEMLTGFGDSAWLIYTSILLFFQGRAGYKLVKTARSKAQALYVSWIGAYLFFTVVFSGLLANLLKRAIGRARPDHFHDYGMFSFTPFSGHSAFESFPSGHSTTVGAFFAAFALLFPRYRVAFIACAIWLGMTRVMVGAHYPSDVIAGLAFGAWFSLLTAIVFARCGLLFKLAPDGWPLSKRLFHTA